The window TCCTGGCTCACAGGACTGCCCCAAGCATGCGGCTCCCAGCACCTCAGGCAGGCCCCGAGTAGGACGCGGGTTTCCAATTGGGTGTCAGCCCCATGGCTGGGTAAGTCCCTGGGGAGAGCTAGCGGACCTCTGGGAGTCTGCTTTCCTTGGAAGGCTTCACAGACAAGGCCTTGGTGGTTGCCAGCTCCCCTCCCGTGGTACCCTCCCTGCGCGATGCATTTCAGTTGCTCACCTGTCCCCGTGGTCGTCTAATGTTTCTCCAGAGCCCACAGAAAATCCTCAGCAGGATCAGGATGCACATGTGCTTCAACACATCCATGAGGACACAGGGTACGTGTGTTTGGACAAGATTGACACGGACGTGGCCCAGGATGTCGTGCAAGCTGAAGACCTTCTGCGTGGGGCCGGTGGACTGCTGCTTTGGGTCATCTGGAGGGACAACCTTGCTGACCCTGTACCGGATCCATCTGGGACGTTCTGAAAGGCCTAGCTGGCGGGGCCAGTAGGAGGCACGGTGCTGGGTGTCAATGGGCACCTGCTCCTCAGGACGGACTGGCTTTTTGTCCTGATTACAAATCCAAACAAAATAGCTGGAACAGCGAGGGCTGAATCCAGCAAATGAGGACATAGCCAGAGTGATGGTCAGGAAAAGAGTCACGCTGAGCTTCATCCTGTTCTCTCCTAAAGACGAATCTCAGCACAAATGTGCCAGTCACCCAGAGCAGTGACCACCAGGATGGAGCAGCTGCTCAAAATGATTGCGCTGGGAAAGGCTGCCCATGTGTCTTGAAGACTGATGTCATGTCCTGCCCTGTGATGTCACAAAGCCTTTTGCCCCACCCCGGCCATAGGGTTCCCGGTGTGCCCTGCTGGATGCCCCGGTGGCCTTTGTTGATTAGGATCTCGTCAAGGCAGAGGGTCAGAGCTCGGAGAACTCCTCTAGGTGCCACTCTGACAAAGCAGGAAGCCGACACGGCAGTAGCCAGAAGGTTTTGGAAACCTTGGACACGCGTTGAATGAAAGACTTTTAATAATGGCGGGGAACACTGTACTTCAGCTTCACCTCCATTTTGATtgcccaccagcagcactcTCAGTCTAGCAGACTGAAATACAAGAAGCATGCTTTGCTGTTCACCCACAAAAAACTACAAAAGGCACTGTCATCTAGATTTGGAGCAACGTGGCTCCTCAGCATGCAGGAGGGCAGCCATGCACCCAGCTCGGGGTCGGGCCTCTACACCCAAATCCCAGCGCCACTTCCTCCCATCCACAGAATCATTCTATGGGTacggttggaagggacctttaggaTCCTGTAGATCCAACCCCCggctataggcagggacatctccctctggaccaggttgctcaaagccccatccagcctggccttgagtgcctccagggagaGGGCACCCCcaaccttgctgggcagcctgttccagtgtcttaccaccctcacagtaaagaacgTTGTCCTGTTACCTAGGCTAAATCTACccccttccagtttaaagccttttccccttgtcctcttgctacatgcccttattaaaaagtccctcccctgctttcctgcaggtccccttcaggtactggaagtgCTCTAGCACTCTGattatcttcatggccctcctctggacccactccaggagctcaatgtccttcttgtgttcgGGGCTCCcgaactggacacagtactccaagtggggtctcatgagagcagagcagaagggcagacCCACCCCCCTCGACCTGCTGCTCACACTTCTCTTCATGCAACCCGCgatacggttggccttctgggctgcaagcacatattgctggctcatgctgaaTCACCAAACGAGTTCTCCCATTCTCTTGGGAATTTGTAGCCATGAATACGGGAGTCAGGAGAGGAAAGGCACCACTTCTGCCCAGAGCACTGGCCTCGCCACAGCACTCACTTGCACTGCTGACTTTCCCGCTGGCCATCCATAGAATCAGCACTGCAGCCAACGCTGGATGCGAAGTCTACAGGgggtttcttcctcttcccactATCTTGTGCCGCCTTCCTCTCCTGCCGGCTCCTGCGTGCTTCCCAGTGAGACGGGAGCAGGGTCCTCGGGTGCCTCTCCATTAAGTCTATTTCAGCCTCCATGTGGCAGAGCAGGTCAGAAGCACTGTTGCTGTCCTTTCCCCAGTGCTCTGTTCTTATGGAGGCTGAGGCTGTTGGTCCCATTTCCATGAAGTGACGGAGCACGGGCACCGTGAAAGGGTGTCACAGTGAAAGGGTGTCATGGAGTCAGATCTGAGTCCGTGACAAGTGGGGCACAGGcccggaaaaaaaaaatcccaataaaagagacaaaagggcgaaggaaaaaaaggaaggggtaCCAGCAATTTGCTGCGCGATccggccggccccggcctcACAGCAGGGCGCGCCAGGGGCCGCGCGCTCCcggaggggggggaagggcagAGAGCTGGTAGATGGGTTTCACAGGAGGAACACAccggcaacgatctgaggaggaacggTAATTTACTAATTCCaaccaaatgaaacaaaacGAGAGAGAAGAGTACCCAGAGCGGGAGGGAAGCACGTGCCCTTCTCCGCAGCGAGCGCGGCCGGCCCCGAGGGCGGGAGAGACGCCCGGGGTCCTCGCCGGAGCTCCACCTCACTGCTCTTGGCGCCAAGTCCTCCGGGGAGgccgcccctcccctcccatcgGGATACTCAGAATGCCCACGAGACGCAGTAAACGcaaccagaacattaactctttcaCTTCCACCGGGTCACGTGACGTTCTCGTGTGGAATGCTGACAAGAAAAAATCACCAAACCACAACAGAGTTAAAGACTGATGTCATGTCCTGCCCTGTGATGTCACAAGGCCTTTTGCCCCACCCCGGCCATAGGGTTCCCGGTGTGCCCTGCTGGATGCCCCGGTGGCCTTTGTCGATTAGGGTCTTGTCAAGGCAGAGCGTCAGAGCTCGGAGAACTCCTCTAGGTGCCACTCTGACAAAGCAGGAAGCCGACACGGCAGTAGCCAGAAGGTTTTGGAAACCTTGGACACGCGTTGAATGAAAGACTATTAATAATAGTGGGGAACACTGTACTTCAGCTTCACCTCCATTTTGATtgcccaccagcagcactcTCAGTCTAGCAGACTGAAATACAAGGAGCATGCTTTGCTGTTCacccacaaaaaacaaccaaaggCACTGTCATCTAGATTTGGAGCAACGTGGCTCCTCGGCATGCAGGAGGGCAGCCATGCACCCAGCTCGGGGTCGGGCCTCTACACCCAAATCCCAGCGCCACTTCCTCCCATCCACAGAATCATTCTATGGGTacggttggaagggacctttaggaCGCTGTAGATCCAACCCCCgcctataggcagggacatctccctctagaccaggttgttgaaagccccatccagcctggccttgagtgcctccagggagaGGGCACCCGcaaccttgctgggcagcctgttccagtgtctcaccaccctcacagtaaagaatgttGTCCTGTTACCTAGGCTAAATCTACccccttccagtttaaagccttttccccttgtcctgttgctacatgccctaattaaaaagtccctccccagctttcctgccGGTACCCTGCAGGTACTGAAAGTGCTCTAGCACTCTATCTTCAtggccctgctctggacccactccaacagctcaatgtACCTGTTTTCAGGGCTCttgaactggatgcagtactccaagtggggtctcatgagagcagagcagaagggcagacCCACCCCCCTCGACCTGCTGCTCACACTTCTCTtcatgcaacccaggatacgcttggccttctgagctggaAGCACgtattg of the Gallus gallus isolate bGalGal1 chromosome 1, bGalGal1.mat.broiler.GRCg7b, whole genome shotgun sequence genome contains:
- the LOC418086 gene encoding uncharacterized protein LOC418086, with protein sequence MKLSVTLFLTITLAMSSFAGFSPRCSSYFVWICNQDKKPVRPEEQVPIDTQHRASYWPRQLGLSERPRWIRYRVSKVVPPDDPKQQSTGPTQKVFSLHDILGHVRVNLVQTHVPCVLMDVLKHMCILILLRIFCGLWRNIRRPRGQETGPTASASLRTEHRGRDSNNATELVRRIEAKIDLMERHLRTLLQSHREARRSQQERNAAQKSGVSC